Proteins encoded by one window of bacterium:
- a CDS encoding AAA family ATPase, with translation MRVVALANQKGGCGKTTTSTNLAAALAQLGKRVLLIDNDPQGHSTLAFGFRERDFSLSTYDLYLTSDILVDDAFLEIDAGFHLVPTGIELSGVEMTLAREKEKELRLRRNLHRSAMPYDYVLIDCPPSVGLLTFNALLAAGEVLIPVDPSYYSLQAVRKMRDTLAMLRERKGHDLVPHILMSDFDTRPLFVRKIMEELDEMYEHELLDTIIHHTVRFKEAAGAGVPVIRYDPESRGAVDFRSLARELVAQENGVRVEAVDHWSELLHGPEVTRAGVRFEADFPRAKSVRITGSFCDWSAKGLPLTRRDDGSWECHLALASGAHEYRFIVDGAWLPDPHNTETVANEFGGANSRVVVR, from the coding sequence ATGAGAGTCGTCGCCCTGGCCAACCAGAAGGGTGGATGCGGGAAGACCACCACCAGCACGAATCTTGCGGCCGCCCTGGCCCAGCTCGGCAAGCGTGTCCTGCTGATCGACAATGATCCGCAGGGCCACTCGACCCTGGCGTTCGGTTTTCGCGAACGCGACTTCTCCCTCAGCACCTACGACCTGTACCTGACGAGCGACATCCTCGTGGATGACGCCTTCCTGGAGATCGACGCGGGCTTCCATCTGGTGCCGACGGGCATCGAACTGAGCGGGGTCGAGATGACCCTGGCCCGCGAGAAGGAGAAGGAGTTGCGGCTGCGGCGGAACCTGCACCGCAGCGCCATGCCCTACGACTACGTGCTGATCGACTGCCCGCCGAGCGTCGGCCTGCTCACCTTCAACGCCCTGCTGGCGGCGGGTGAGGTGCTGATCCCCGTCGACCCGAGCTACTACAGCCTGCAGGCCGTGCGCAAGATGCGCGACACCCTGGCCATGCTGCGCGAGCGCAAGGGGCACGACCTGGTCCCGCACATCCTCATGTCCGACTTCGACACCCGTCCGCTCTTCGTGCGCAAGATCATGGAGGAGCTCGACGAGATGTACGAGCACGAGCTGCTCGACACGATCATCCACCACACGGTCCGCTTCAAGGAGGCGGCGGGGGCGGGGGTGCCGGTGATCCGCTATGATCCCGAATCGCGTGGGGCCGTCGATTTCCGCAGCCTGGCCCGGGAACTGGTGGCCCAGGAGAACGGCGTCCGGGTCGAGGCCGTCGACCACTGGTCCGAACTGCTGCACGGCCCCGAGGTGACCCGGGCCGGCGTGCGCTTCGAGGCCGATTTCCCGCGGGCCAAGTCGGTGCGCATCACCGGCTCGTTCTGCGACTGGTCGGCCAAGGGATTGCCCCTGACGCGGCGCGACGACGGCAGCTGGGAATGCCACCTGGCCCTGGCCAGCGGGGCCCACGAGTACCGTTTCATCGTGGACGGGGCGTGGCTGCCGGATCCGCACAACACCGAGACCGTCGCCAACGAGTTCGGCGGCGCCAACAGCCGGGTGGTGGTCCGCTGA
- a CDS encoding divergent PAP2 family protein, with amino-acid sequence MFQHPGILALLSGLVAQVLKVLLELLLRRRWRPHLVFTNGGMPSSHTATVTTLALEVGRREGYGSTLFSLVLVFALFVMFEATGLRQEIGHQARVLNELMDRALHGQKVDRRRLRELMGHTWGEVGGGLVCGAVFHFLVTSLR; translated from the coding sequence ATGTTCCAGCATCCCGGAATCCTCGCCCTGCTCAGCGGCCTGGTCGCCCAGGTCCTCAAGGTGCTGCTCGAACTGCTGCTCCGCCGGCGGTGGCGGCCCCATCTGGTCTTCACCAACGGCGGCATGCCCAGCTCCCACACGGCCACCGTGACCACCCTGGCCCTGGAGGTGGGCCGGCGCGAGGGCTACGGATCGACCCTGTTCAGCCTGGTCCTCGTCTTCGCCCTGTTCGTCATGTTCGAGGCGACCGGGCTGCGCCAGGAGATCGGGCACCAGGCCCGCGTGCTGAATGAGCTCATGGACCGCGCCCTGCACGGCCAGAAGGTCGACCGGCGGCGACTGCGGGAACTCATGGGGCACACCTGGGGCGAGGTGGGGGGCGGGCTCGTCTGCGGCGCCGTCTTCCACTTCCTGGTGACCTCCCTGCGATGA
- a CDS encoding peptidylprolyl isomerase, producing the protein MFKFLRSQAKVFYWVIAGTFVLFLFLGGMTGRGCQAPGTANVDPGVIGSVNGTKITGQQYDLAVRQQLAMLRQQAGNQELNANQYATASERAWDYLVRNAIVEQAIAKRNIKVSDDEVLDVFQHNPPQELLAQFRREDGTLDMAAYYAALQNPENDWSAAEDYIRSLLPRQKLNDEIAAGAFVSDQDVREEYIRQTGRAVAEYMGVLYADVADESTPSDAEIAAWYDAHRDDYAGPAQATARVVRFAKTPSEADDADVLALLNEVRDDIVAGRKSFAEAAAEFSDDTGSASRGGDLGTFDRNRMVPAFTEAAFSLPVGEVSAPVKTKFGYHVIEVTDQSRDKDTNEVFEVTARHILMKVAPGPDTLDLINESATNFRQRVTGATFVQTAEAEALDLLDPGVVPAGRDIPSLPLSLQGSNWLFGAKTGEVSPIFENRDCFYVVLCEGHTPAGTRPLDEVKGQVTLAVRRDHNLQTARTKLAPAVGEVQMGRTMAEVAAAHGLAHAVTDTFTANGNVEGVGYGTEFNMDVIKGTVGEIIPEIETLRGVFAATPLWVKPVDQAEFDARAAGLRSVLLQRAQGEVINAWFDEQIAASDIVDHRHQLRQGI; encoded by the coding sequence ATGTTCAAGTTTTTGCGTTCCCAGGCCAAGGTCTTCTACTGGGTCATCGCCGGCACGTTCGTCCTGTTCCTGTTCCTCGGGGGCATGACCGGACGCGGCTGCCAGGCCCCCGGCACGGCCAACGTCGATCCCGGCGTGATCGGCTCGGTCAACGGCACGAAGATCACCGGCCAGCAGTACGACCTGGCCGTCCGCCAGCAGCTGGCCATGCTGCGCCAGCAGGCCGGCAACCAGGAGCTCAACGCCAACCAGTACGCCACCGCCAGCGAGCGCGCCTGGGACTACCTCGTCCGCAACGCGATCGTCGAGCAGGCCATCGCCAAGCGCAACATCAAGGTCAGCGACGACGAGGTGCTCGACGTCTTCCAGCACAACCCGCCGCAGGAGCTGCTCGCCCAGTTCCGTCGCGAGGACGGCACGCTGGACATGGCAGCCTACTACGCCGCCCTGCAGAATCCGGAGAACGACTGGAGCGCGGCCGAGGACTACATCCGTTCGCTGCTGCCGCGCCAGAAGCTGAACGACGAGATCGCCGCCGGCGCCTTCGTCTCCGACCAGGACGTCCGCGAGGAGTACATCCGGCAGACGGGCCGGGCGGTGGCCGAGTACATGGGCGTGCTCTACGCCGACGTGGCCGACGAATCCACGCCGTCCGACGCCGAGATCGCCGCCTGGTACGACGCGCACCGCGACGACTACGCCGGCCCGGCCCAGGCCACGGCGCGGGTCGTGCGCTTCGCCAAGACCCCCAGCGAGGCCGATGACGCCGACGTGCTCGCCCTCCTGAACGAGGTGCGGGACGACATCGTCGCCGGCCGCAAGTCGTTCGCCGAAGCGGCGGCCGAGTTCAGCGACGACACCGGCAGCGCCTCCCGCGGCGGCGATCTGGGCACCTTCGATCGCAACCGCATGGTCCCGGCCTTCACCGAGGCGGCGTTCAGCCTGCCGGTGGGCGAGGTCAGCGCACCGGTGAAGACCAAATTCGGCTACCACGTCATCGAGGTCACCGACCAGTCCCGCGACAAGGACACCAACGAGGTCTTCGAGGTCACCGCCCGCCACATCCTGATGAAGGTGGCGCCGGGCCCGGACACCCTCGACCTGATCAACGAGTCGGCAACGAACTTCCGCCAGCGCGTGACGGGCGCCACCTTCGTCCAGACCGCCGAAGCCGAGGCCCTCGACCTGCTCGATCCGGGCGTGGTGCCCGCGGGCCGCGACATCCCCTCGCTGCCGCTCTCGCTGCAGGGCAGCAACTGGCTCTTCGGCGCCAAGACGGGTGAGGTCAGCCCCATCTTCGAGAACCGCGACTGCTTCTACGTCGTCCTCTGTGAGGGCCACACCCCGGCCGGCACCCGTCCCCTCGACGAGGTGAAGGGCCAGGTCACCCTCGCGGTGCGGCGCGACCACAACCTGCAGACGGCCCGCACGAAGCTCGCTCCGGCCGTCGGCGAGGTGCAGATGGGCCGCACCATGGCCGAGGTGGCCGCCGCCCACGGCCTCGCCCACGCGGTCACCGACACCTTCACCGCCAACGGCAATGTCGAGGGCGTGGGCTACGGCACCGAGTTCAACATGGATGTCATCAAGGGCACGGTCGGCGAGATCATTCCCGAGATCGAAACCCTGCGCGGCGTCTTCGCCGCCACGCCCCTGTGGGTCAAGCCGGTCGACCAGGCCGAGTTCGACGCGCGGGCGGCGGGCCTGCGCAGCGTGCTGCTCCAGCGCGCCCAGGGCGAGGTGATCAACGCCTGGTTCGACGAGCAGATCGCCGCGTCCGACATCGTCGACCACCGGCACCAGCTGCGGCAGGGCATCTAG
- a CDS encoding ribonuclease H-like domain-containing protein — protein sequence MDLRSRLARLDRLTRRPGEAGDPAPRPQPAAPDATGADVPAELGLSREETAAGPVWHRDSRDPLPPPPDPLPGLRGLFTRHARLGPRVGEILLLDTETTGLMGGTGTLVFLVGLSWWEGSELRTRQYFLPGPGHEAALLAAVAERCREFRAVVTYNGASFDLPLLRTRCLLNRVPDPLAHLADWDLLVPARRLWGRRLADCRQQSLETWLTGAARRGGDIDGARIPQAWFDFLQTGEPGLLGNVLTHNRRDMLGMGRILAAVGEIGVWLGDERAEPPAAWTDRPGAWALGRVRERRRETRGAADCFGVAWAAGWGGLEDPVARRRFRRDAIRNLKRRRRWDVVEQIITDGLDCEPGDRELHREAAILYEHRLGDLPRARRHAERCGDTHRLARLERRLAAGREGRSAHEDDA from the coding sequence ATGGACCTGCGCAGCCGCCTCGCGCGCCTGGACCGGCTGACCCGCCGGCCGGGCGAAGCCGGCGACCCGGCGCCGCGACCGCAGCCGGCCGCGCCGGATGCGACCGGCGCAGACGTGCCGGCGGAACTGGGCCTCAGCCGCGAGGAGACCGCAGCGGGGCCCGTCTGGCACCGCGACTCCCGCGACCCGCTGCCACCGCCGCCGGACCCGCTGCCGGGACTGCGCGGCCTCTTCACCCGCCATGCCCGGCTGGGCCCCCGCGTCGGGGAGATCCTGCTGCTCGACACCGAAACGACCGGACTGATGGGCGGCACGGGCACGCTCGTGTTCCTGGTCGGACTGAGCTGGTGGGAGGGGAGCGAGTTGCGTACCCGCCAGTACTTCCTGCCGGGTCCGGGACACGAGGCGGCGCTGCTCGCGGCGGTGGCCGAGCGTTGCCGGGAGTTCCGGGCCGTGGTCACCTACAACGGGGCGAGTTTCGACCTGCCGCTGCTGCGCACCCGCTGTCTGCTGAACCGGGTTCCGGATCCGCTGGCCCACCTGGCCGACTGGGACCTGCTGGTGCCCGCGCGGCGCCTGTGGGGACGGCGGCTCGCCGATTGCCGGCAGCAGTCCCTCGAGACCTGGCTGACGGGCGCCGCCCGGCGGGGGGGCGACATCGACGGTGCGCGGATTCCCCAGGCCTGGTTCGATTTCCTGCAGACCGGGGAGCCGGGCCTGCTGGGCAACGTGCTCACCCACAACCGGCGGGACATGCTGGGGATGGGCCGGATCCTGGCCGCGGTGGGGGAGATCGGCGTCTGGCTGGGCGATGAACGCGCCGAACCGCCGGCCGCGTGGACCGACCGGCCCGGAGCGTGGGCCCTCGGTCGGGTGCGGGAGCGGCGCCGGGAAACCCGGGGGGCCGCGGACTGTTTCGGGGTGGCGTGGGCGGCCGGCTGGGGCGGACTGGAAGATCCGGTCGCCCGCCGCCGGTTCCGCCGGGACGCGATCCGCAACCTGAAGCGCCGCCGACGCTGGGACGTGGTTGAACAGATCATCACCGATGGCCTAGACTGCGAGCCCGGCGACCGGGAACTGCACCGCGAGGCGGCCATCCTCTACGAGCACCGGCTCGGGGACCTGCCGCGGGCCCGGCGCCATGCCGAGCGGTGCGGCGACACCCACCGCCTGGCCCGACTCGAGCGCCGGCTGGCCGCCGGCCGGGAAGGACGATCCGCCCATGAAGATGACGCGTGA
- a CDS encoding DEAD/DEAH box helicase, whose protein sequence is MNLAQLLDQLKVDDRFRRHVTRWETLPPAPARYADFPGALDSRLIAVLRGRGVERLYCHQAESFELARAGRSFVVPTPTASGKTLCYNLPVLDTILREPQARALYLFPTKALAQDQMHEVHDMVSALGVDIKTFTFDGDTPETARRAIRSSGHIVVTNPDMLHQGILPHHTLWVKLFENLKYVVVDEVHQYRGVFGSHVANVIRRLRRVANFYGSDPVFICCSATIANPAELAAQVTGREVAEITENGAPRGEKHFIFYNPPVVNAELGIRQSVIKTTRRIAERFMGANAQLIVFARSRMRVELLLTYLEKAGRKVGIKSGEVRGYRGGYLPQERRAIERGLRDGTVTTVVSTNALELGIDIGRLDVCVMAGYAGTVASTWQQAGRAGRRQNLSAVVLVASSSPADQYIINNPDYFFGRSPEHATLDPDNLVIQMSHLKCAAFELPFLADERYGDTRVTEILDYLADMKVLHRSGDRYHWMADTYPAEDVSLRSAAPDNVVIIDRSVPGGRIIGEMDLFSAQEMLHDDAVYLHGAQQYHVDRLDWERREAHVAPVTVDYYTDAQRKSELKTLTSDEQKPWGVGALAVGEVGLISKVTVFKKIKLGTHENVGAGRVHLPEMEMHTTSFWWEMPATLVGEMAAAGHDLGDALKGLAHLMGRVAPVFIMADPSDLHATAMVRSPFTGLPTLYLYDSFPGGVGFARRIYEQFDEICGAARAHLGRCPCGQGCPSCTGAATDSGDTAQAGARWLLDRLGQAAAGA, encoded by the coding sequence TTGAACCTGGCGCAACTCCTGGACCAGCTCAAGGTCGATGACCGCTTCCGACGCCATGTCACCCGCTGGGAGACGCTGCCGCCTGCGCCCGCCCGCTACGCCGACTTTCCCGGCGCCCTCGACTCGCGCCTGATCGCGGTCCTGCGCGGCCGCGGCGTCGAGCGCCTCTACTGCCACCAGGCCGAGAGCTTCGAACTGGCGCGTGCGGGCCGCTCGTTCGTGGTGCCGACGCCCACCGCCAGCGGCAAGACCCTCTGCTACAACCTGCCGGTGCTCGACACGATCCTGCGCGAGCCGCAGGCCCGGGCCCTCTACCTCTTCCCGACCAAGGCCCTCGCCCAGGACCAGATGCACGAGGTGCACGACATGGTGTCGGCCCTCGGCGTCGACATCAAGACCTTCACCTTCGACGGGGACACGCCGGAAACGGCGCGCCGCGCGATCCGCAGCAGCGGCCACATCGTGGTCACCAATCCGGACATGCTGCACCAGGGGATCCTGCCGCACCACACCCTGTGGGTGAAGCTCTTCGAGAACCTGAAGTACGTGGTGGTGGACGAGGTGCACCAGTACCGCGGGGTGTTCGGCAGCCACGTGGCCAACGTGATCCGGCGGCTGCGCCGGGTGGCGAACTTCTACGGCTCCGACCCGGTCTTCATCTGCTGCTCGGCGACCATCGCCAATCCGGCCGAACTCGCGGCCCAGGTCACCGGCCGCGAGGTGGCGGAGATCACGGAGAACGGGGCGCCGCGCGGGGAGAAGCACTTCATCTTCTACAACCCGCCGGTGGTGAACGCGGAGCTGGGCATCCGGCAGTCGGTGATCAAGACCACGCGGCGCATCGCCGAGCGCTTCATGGGGGCCAACGCCCAGCTGATCGTCTTCGCCCGCAGCCGCATGCGGGTCGAGCTGCTGTTGACCTACCTGGAGAAGGCCGGCCGCAAGGTGGGCATCAAGTCGGGCGAGGTGCGCGGCTACCGGGGCGGCTACCTGCCCCAGGAGCGGCGGGCCATCGAGCGGGGCCTGCGCGACGGCACGGTCACGACCGTGGTCTCGACCAACGCGCTGGAGCTGGGCATCGACATCGGGCGCCTCGACGTGTGCGTGATGGCGGGCTACGCCGGCACCGTCGCCAGCACCTGGCAGCAGGCGGGGCGCGCCGGGCGGCGCCAGAACCTGAGCGCCGTGGTGCTCGTGGCGTCGAGCAGTCCGGCCGACCAGTACATCATCAACAACCCGGACTACTTCTTCGGGCGCAGCCCCGAGCACGCGACCCTCGATCCGGACAACCTCGTGATCCAGATGAGCCACCTGAAATGCGCCGCCTTCGAGCTGCCCTTCCTGGCCGACGAGCGGTACGGCGACACGCGCGTGACGGAGATCCTCGACTACCTGGCCGACATGAAGGTGCTGCACCGCAGCGGCGACCGCTACCACTGGATGGCCGACACCTACCCGGCCGAGGACGTGAGCCTGCGCAGCGCGGCGCCGGACAACGTGGTGATCATCGATCGCTCGGTGCCGGGCGGGCGCATCATCGGCGAGATGGACCTCTTCAGCGCCCAGGAGATGCTGCACGACGATGCGGTGTACCTGCACGGGGCGCAGCAGTACCACGTGGACCGGCTGGACTGGGAGCGGCGCGAGGCCCATGTGGCGCCGGTGACGGTCGACTACTACACCGACGCGCAGCGGAAGAGCGAGCTGAAGACCCTCACTTCGGACGAGCAGAAACCGTGGGGCGTGGGGGCGCTGGCCGTGGGCGAGGTGGGCCTCATCTCGAAGGTCACCGTCTTCAAGAAGATCAAGCTCGGCACCCACGAGAACGTCGGCGCGGGCCGGGTTCACCTGCCCGAGATGGAGATGCACACCACGAGTTTCTGGTGGGAGATGCCCGCGACGCTGGTGGGGGAGATGGCCGCCGCGGGGCACGACCTCGGCGACGCGCTCAAGGGGCTGGCGCACCTGATGGGGCGGGTGGCGCCGGTCTTCATCATGGCCGACCCTTCGGACCTGCACGCCACGGCCATGGTGCGCTCGCCGTTCACCGGCCTGCCGACCCTGTACCTGTACGATTCCTTCCCGGGCGGCGTCGGCTTCGCGCGCCGGATCTACGAGCAGTTCGACGAGATCTGCGGCGCGGCCCGAGCCCATCTCGGCCGCTGCCCGTGCGGTCAGGGCTGCCCTTCCTGCACGGGTGCGGCCACCGATTCGGGCGACACGGCCCAGGCGGGGGCGCGCTGGCTGCTCGACCGGCTCGGGCAGGCCGCCGCCGGAGCCTGA
- the tatA gene encoding twin-arginine translocase TatA/TatE family subunit has translation MAGLGWPEMVLILVLVLILFGPRRLPEVAEALGKSLKKFKSATSEATREVKRELDDAGRELRKEEPSGDEPGGKKEEA, from the coding sequence ATCGCCGGCCTCGGTTGGCCGGAAATGGTGCTGATCCTGGTGCTGGTGCTGATCCTGTTCGGACCGCGCCGGCTGCCGGAGGTGGCCGAGGCCCTGGGCAAGTCGCTCAAGAAGTTCAAGTCCGCCACGAGCGAGGCGACCCGCGAGGTGAAGCGCGAGCTGGACGACGCGGGCCGCGAGCTGCGGAAGGAAGAGCCGTCGGGCGACGAGCCGGGCGGCAAGAAGGAAGAGGCCTGA
- a CDS encoding DUF4321 domain-containing protein: MRKSLGTVVLTLTLGVLIGAIISEVIGLFLSEGSVAEQLFVRYISFGPEVTHWNLVIIDLTFGFQIHFNLMSVIGVFVASQMLRWYR, encoded by the coding sequence ATGCGAAAATCACTGGGCACCGTGGTCCTGACGCTCACGCTGGGCGTGCTGATCGGGGCCATCATCAGCGAGGTCATCGGCCTCTTCCTGAGCGAGGGCAGTGTCGCCGAACAGCTCTTCGTCCGGTACATCTCCTTCGGGCCCGAAGTGACCCATTGGAACCTGGTGATCATCGATCTGACCTTCGGGTTCCAGATCCACTTCAACCTGATGAGCGTCATCGGGGTGTTCGTGGCGTCGCAGATGCTGCGCTGGTACCGCTAG
- a CDS encoding LytR C-terminal domain-containing protein: MKGGLNAWLLLAVVVAALSVVFGRGLRRDVAPVAPAPGRVDAAESEPARPDLTVADEAIHVEVLNGTPAAGLAREFGLLLGPAGCVVEQVGNAPHGRHQRSFLVNRTLSRERVAALADRLGGLPVLQEHDGRTTADVVLVLGADVEAVKRALAGSDGP, translated from the coding sequence GTGAAGGGCGGCCTGAACGCCTGGCTCCTGCTCGCCGTCGTGGTGGCGGCCCTGAGCGTCGTCTTCGGGCGGGGGCTGCGGCGGGACGTGGCGCCGGTGGCGCCGGCGCCAGGCCGGGTCGACGCGGCGGAATCGGAGCCGGCCCGCCCGGACTTGACGGTCGCCGACGAGGCGATCCATGTGGAGGTGCTCAACGGGACGCCCGCGGCGGGGCTGGCCCGGGAGTTCGGCCTGCTGCTCGGTCCGGCCGGTTGCGTGGTGGAGCAGGTGGGCAACGCGCCCCACGGACGGCACCAGCGCTCCTTCCTGGTCAATCGGACCCTGAGCCGGGAGCGGGTCGCGGCCCTGGCCGACCGCCTCGGGGGCCTGCCGGTCCTGCAGGAGCACGACGGGCGCACGACCGCCGACGTGGTCCTGGTGCTCGGGGCCGACGTGGAAGCGGTGAAGCGGGCGTTGGCCGGGTCGGACGGGCCCTGA
- a CDS encoding HIT domain-containing protein: protein MERLCTPWRFAYVSGEKKEAGCVFCNRVAGDEDEHFVLHRGRHWYLLLNLYPYNSGHMLLVLNRHQPMLGGCTTEELEEMGRLMSVMEAALTETFRPDGINCGYNGGSSAGAGIPEHLHVHMLPRWTGDTNFMSTIGETRVMPQTLPQAYAKLKPVVARLVAERA from the coding sequence ATGGAACGGCTCTGCACGCCCTGGAGGTTTGCCTACGTGAGCGGCGAGAAGAAGGAAGCGGGCTGCGTGTTCTGCAACCGCGTCGCGGGCGACGAGGACGAGCACTTCGTCCTGCACCGGGGCCGGCACTGGTACCTGCTGCTGAACCTGTACCCGTACAACAGCGGGCACATGCTGCTGGTGCTGAACCGGCACCAGCCCATGCTGGGGGGCTGCACCACCGAGGAGCTGGAGGAGATGGGGCGCCTGATGAGCGTCATGGAGGCCGCCCTGACCGAGACCTTCCGGCCCGACGGCATCAACTGCGGCTACAACGGCGGCAGCAGCGCCGGAGCGGGCATCCCGGAGCATCTGCACGTGCACATGCTGCCGCGCTGGACGGGCGACACGAATTTCATGAGCACCATCGGCGAGACGCGGGTCATGCCCCAGACCCTGCCGCAGGCCTACGCGAAGCTGAAGCCCGTCGTGGCGCGGCTCGTCGCCGAGCGGGCGTGA
- a CDS encoding NTP transferase domain-containing protein produces MNDSQNARIDAVVLAAGKGTRMKSDLPKVLHAIAGRPLLDHVLDTVAAVGIDHTVVVVGHEADLVRATCGRPGLDFALQQPQLGTGHAVQVAMPQVRAGGWTVVLAGDVPLLRRETLRRLCEGTVASGAAAAVLTCVVPDAGAYGRIVKDGTGRVQRIVEAKDASPEELAIGEYNTGVFCFRTDRLVEALGSLTTNNKQGEYYLTDTVAFLVGNGEEVAAVATEDPDEVVGINTVDELAAAADILARRGN; encoded by the coding sequence ATGAACGATTCGCAGAACGCCCGTATCGACGCGGTGGTGCTGGCCGCGGGCAAGGGCACCCGCATGAAGTCCGACCTGCCCAAGGTGCTCCACGCGATCGCCGGGCGGCCGCTTCTGGACCACGTGCTCGATACGGTCGCGGCCGTGGGGATCGACCACACGGTGGTGGTGGTGGGGCACGAGGCCGATCTCGTGCGCGCGACCTGTGGGCGGCCGGGTCTGGACTTCGCCCTGCAGCAGCCCCAGCTCGGCACCGGTCATGCGGTCCAGGTGGCCATGCCCCAGGTGCGCGCCGGCGGCTGGACGGTGGTGCTCGCGGGCGACGTGCCCCTGCTGCGCAGGGAGACCCTGCGCCGCCTGTGCGAAGGCACCGTGGCCTCGGGTGCCGCGGCGGCCGTGCTGACCTGCGTCGTGCCGGACGCGGGCGCCTACGGCCGCATCGTCAAGGACGGCACGGGGCGGGTGCAGCGGATCGTCGAGGCCAAGGACGCCTCGCCGGAGGAACTGGCCATCGGCGAATACAACACGGGCGTTTTCTGCTTCCGCACCGACCGTCTGGTCGAGGCCCTCGGCAGCCTCACGACGAACAACAAACAGGGCGAATACTACCTCACCGACACGGTGGCTTTCCTCGTGGGCAACGGCGAGGAAGTGGCGGCCGTGGCGACCGAAGATCCGGACGAGGTGGTGGGCATCAACACGGTCGACGAGCTGGCGGCCGCCGCCGACATCCTGGCGCGGCGCGGGAACTGA
- a CDS encoding pantoate--beta-alanine ligase, whose protein sequence is MDVLRTRGDLARLDALRGGRPLVLVPTMGALHEGHLSLVRLASGLGPVVVSIFVNPTQFGPGEDFAAYPRDLAADLDLLAPLAVAAVFAPDVETMYGRPGEVTIVPGSRAAGLCGGDRPGHFGGVLTVVAKLFGLVRPDVAVFGRKDAQQCLVIRQMVEDLHLPVRLIDGPTVREPDGLALSSRNRYLDAAARERALCLSRALGAGRALLAAGERERARIEGAMADVLAAADRVEYAEVRCVPELEAPAILPAATLLLAVAARVGPARLIDNEVWDLRDGTMRPGVLLGAADPAGARPGG, encoded by the coding sequence ATGGACGTCCTGCGGACCCGAGGCGACCTGGCGCGGCTGGACGCCCTGCGGGGCGGGCGGCCGCTGGTGCTGGTGCCGACCATGGGGGCGCTGCACGAGGGGCACCTGAGCCTCGTGCGCCTGGCGTCCGGGCTGGGGCCGGTCGTGGTCAGCATCTTCGTCAATCCGACCCAGTTCGGTCCGGGCGAGGACTTCGCGGCGTACCCGCGCGATCTCGCCGCCGACCTCGACCTGCTCGCGCCGCTCGCGGTGGCGGCGGTGTTCGCGCCGGACGTGGAGACCATGTACGGACGGCCGGGCGAGGTGACCATCGTGCCGGGCAGCCGGGCGGCGGGCCTGTGCGGCGGCGACCGCCCGGGGCATTTCGGCGGCGTGCTGACGGTGGTGGCCAAGCTCTTCGGACTCGTGCGGCCGGACGTCGCCGTGTTCGGACGCAAGGATGCCCAGCAGTGCCTGGTCATCCGGCAGATGGTCGAGGACCTGCACCTGCCGGTGCGCCTGATCGACGGGCCGACGGTGCGCGAACCCGACGGTCTGGCCCTCTCCTCGCGCAACCGCTACCTCGATGCCGCGGCGCGCGAGCGGGCGCTGTGCCTGTCGCGCGCCCTGGGCGCGGGGCGCGCGTTGCTCGCCGCCGGCGAGCGGGAGCGGGCGCGCATCGAGGGCGCCATGGCGGACGTTCTCGCGGCGGCCGATCGTGTCGAGTACGCGGAGGTGCGCTGCGTGCCCGAACTGGAAGCCCCGGCGATCCTGCCGGCGGCGACCCTGCTCCTCGCGGTGGCGGCCCGGGTCGGTCCGGCCCGCCTGATCGACAACGAAGTCTGGGACCTGCGGGACGGCACCATGCGTCCGGGGGTCCTGCTCGGGGCCGCCGACCCTGCCGGGGCGCGGCCGGGAGGATGA